In a genomic window of Paroedura picta isolate Pp20150507F chromosome 14, Ppicta_v3.0, whole genome shotgun sequence:
- the LOC143823477 gene encoding borealin-2-like isoform X1, which translates to MALRKYCPEPKKRSGDSGVVPDGSLLSKEQRDQRISLFLRDFDQQAKEHLRSMKQDLESLLQTAEKAFRVELLTRPVVIRQMRRKELLNLKEEEAAATVVAAVTANDCSLGEGPPPKLVRSGSKRVKVTTIVEYKDAKGEGGSQAKKTSQKIVKTKSLAFLTSGFKGKQSASRSVGLTPNGRNPGKPCMLERSASAPKTIPVGSKRLLQRGPSNSASASERTFDPTLRSTSMPHEKSVPFVNIPLADGQTLCSANNDLQNINVDLLNDDTVQHIHTLVNQLTVLCGKATVKPS; encoded by the exons ATGGCGCTCAGAAAGTATTGCCCCGAGCCCAAGAAGCGCAGCGGCGACTCCGGAGTGGTGCCGGATGGGAGCCTCTTGAGCAAAGAGCAGCGGGATCAGCGGATCAGCCTCTTCCTCCGGGACTTCGACCAGcagg ccaaggagCACCTGCGATCCATGAAACAAGACCTGGAGTCCCTCCTGCAGACAGCTGAGAAGGCTTTCCGCGTGGAGCTCCTGACCAGGCCGGTCGTCATACGGCAAATGAGGAGGAAGGAGCTGCTCA ACCTGAAGGAAGAGGAAGCCGCTGCCACGGTTGTGGCCGCAGTGACGGCG AATGACTGCTCGCTGGGAGAGGGGCCCCCACCCAAGCTGGTGAGGTCAGGCAGCAAACGAG TGAAGGTCACCACGATTGTGGAATACAAAGATGCAAAAGGGGAGGGCGGATCGCAGGCAAAGAAGACGTCGCAAAAA ATTGTTAAGACCAAGTCGCTGGCGTTCTTGACTTCTGGCTTTAAAGGCAAACAGAGTGCATCCCG GTCCGTGGGCCTCACGCCAAATGGGAGAAACCCTGGCAAACCCTGCATGCTCGAAAGGTCAGCGTCTGCCCCTAAGACCATCCCAGTGGGCTCCAAGAG ACTTCTGCAGAGGGGGCCCTCCAACAGTGCATCTGCTTCAGAAAGAACATTTGACCCGACTCTACGAAGCACTTCCATGCCGCACGAGAAATCAGTCCCCTTTGTCAACATACCTCTGGCTGATGGGCAG ACGCTCTGTTCGGCGAACAATGACCTCCAGAACATCAATGTGGATTTGTTAAATGATGACACTGTCCAGCATATTCATACTCTGGTG AACCAGTTGACCGTCTTGTGCGGAAAAGCCACTGTCAAGCCAAGCTGA
- the LOC143823477 gene encoding borealin-2-like isoform X2, whose amino-acid sequence MALRKYCPEPKKRSGDSGVVPDGSLLSKEQRDQRISLFLRDFDQQDLKEEEAAATVVAAVTANDCSLGEGPPPKLVRSGSKRVKVTTIVEYKDAKGEGGSQAKKTSQKIVKTKSLAFLTSGFKGKQSASRSVGLTPNGRNPGKPCMLERSASAPKTIPVGSKRLLQRGPSNSASASERTFDPTLRSTSMPHEKSVPFVNIPLADGQTLCSANNDLQNINVDLLNDDTVQHIHTLVNQLTVLCGKATVKPS is encoded by the exons ATGGCGCTCAGAAAGTATTGCCCCGAGCCCAAGAAGCGCAGCGGCGACTCCGGAGTGGTGCCGGATGGGAGCCTCTTGAGCAAAGAGCAGCGGGATCAGCGGATCAGCCTCTTCCTCCGGGACTTCGACCAGcagg ACCTGAAGGAAGAGGAAGCCGCTGCCACGGTTGTGGCCGCAGTGACGGCG AATGACTGCTCGCTGGGAGAGGGGCCCCCACCCAAGCTGGTGAGGTCAGGCAGCAAACGAG TGAAGGTCACCACGATTGTGGAATACAAAGATGCAAAAGGGGAGGGCGGATCGCAGGCAAAGAAGACGTCGCAAAAA ATTGTTAAGACCAAGTCGCTGGCGTTCTTGACTTCTGGCTTTAAAGGCAAACAGAGTGCATCCCG GTCCGTGGGCCTCACGCCAAATGGGAGAAACCCTGGCAAACCCTGCATGCTCGAAAGGTCAGCGTCTGCCCCTAAGACCATCCCAGTGGGCTCCAAGAG ACTTCTGCAGAGGGGGCCCTCCAACAGTGCATCTGCTTCAGAAAGAACATTTGACCCGACTCTACGAAGCACTTCCATGCCGCACGAGAAATCAGTCCCCTTTGTCAACATACCTCTGGCTGATGGGCAG ACGCTCTGTTCGGCGAACAATGACCTCCAGAACATCAATGTGGATTTGTTAAATGATGACACTGTCCAGCATATTCATACTCTGGTG AACCAGTTGACCGTCTTGTGCGGAAAAGCCACTGTCAAGCCAAGCTGA